The genomic region AATCCGGGATGTGCAGATCGTCGGCGTCCCTGACATGAAGTATGGCGAAGAGGTGCTCGCCTGCATCATCCTCAATGACGGCGAGACGATGACAGAAGAGGAACTGCGCCAGTTCTGCCAGGGGAAAATCTCGAGGTACAAGATCCCCCGCTACATCCGCTTCGTCGACAAGTACCCCATGACCGCATCGGGCAAGATCCAGAAATATAAATTAAAGGAGTTGTACATTCAGGAACTGGGATTGACAGAGGCGCAGAAGGTGGAGACGGCATGACCGGTGCGCCTCTTTGAGAACGGTGAAGACAATCGAATCGCTTTGTGCGCCATGGCCGATGCCATGGTATTTTTTTCGGAAAGCAGCCTTCGGCAGTTGACAAAAAGAGGAGGACGCAGTATTCTCAATACATAGGATAACGATGCATTGAATCAGAATGCATAGTGATGGAATGCATAGAGACAGAATGCATAGGGGCAACATGCATCGCGTTCTTAGGCGAGTATGAGAAAGGCATACCCTCTCCGCCCAAAAAAAGGCGAGGAAAGGAGCGTGCTCCCGTTGAACGTCAACAAGGAACTCCTCAAAGGAAGCACCGTCACCATGATCCTGTCACTGGTGGATAGACAGCCCATGTACGGCTATGAGATGATCAAAGAGTTGGAGAAACTCTCTGACGGCGTCTTCGCCTTCAAGGAGGGCACCCTCTACCCGATCCTGCACGCCCTCGAATCAGAGGGACTCGTGGAGTCCTTCTGGATGGGGGAAGAGGGGGCGAGACGGAGGAAGTACTACCGGATCACCGGGGCCGGAAAGACGCGGCTGAAAGAAAAGCGCGCGGAGTGGATCTTGTTCAGTTCCTCCGTCAACCGAATCATCGGGGAGGGGATCCTATGATGCTGGAGAAACATGCCGGAGTGGCCGCCTATCTCGACGCCGTCTGCGCCCACATCCGCTGCCGGGAGGTCCACGAGCAGATCCGGATGGAGTTCCTCAGCCATATCGAAGCGGTGGTGGAGGAAGAGGTGGCCGGGGGGCAGAGCGAGCAGGCCGCCATCGAAAAGGCCCTCCGCCAGATGGGTGATGCCGCTGTGGTGGGTCGGCAGTTACATAAGGCCCACCGACCTCGGACAGAGTGGGGGCTGGTGGCGCTCGTCTCGTTGATTCTGGGCATCGGGCTTCTGACCTTGCACTCCATTCAGGCGCAAGGCTTGTTGGAAAACTTCACTGCTGTCTTGCCGTTCCAAAGAACACTCGTCTGGCTTTTCATCGGGCTGGCAGCAGCCGTCGGCCTATATTTCTACGACTACCGTAAGTTGAGAAAGCGCTCAGCCTTCCTGTACGGCGCCGTCGTCATGGTCTTGACGACCCTCCATTTCACGGGCACGGGTTATTACGGCAAGATGTACTTGATTCTTGGTCCCTTCCAAATCGACTTTTCCGGCATCAGCCCCTATCTGTTGACGGTCGCGCTGGCAGGCCTCTTCTGCCAATGGAAATGGGATGCTGTCGGATTCGGCAAAGCCCTCGGTCTGCTGACCCTGCCGTTAGCGCTGTATTTCTTCAACCGCGATGAAGGCTCGTTCTTGCTCTATCTCGTCGCCTTTCTCGTTTTAATGGCGCTGTCGGGGGCCAGGCGAAGCCAGTGGGTTTCCTTCATTGCAGGTATCGGCGCCTTCGCCGGTTTCGTTATCTTTTCCGACCCCCGCTACCCCCAGGTGTTTTTCAGTTTCCTCAACCCCGCTGCTGATCCCCAGGGCGCCGGTTGGCTGCATGTGCGGCTCCAGGAAACGATTGCAACGGCAGGGTGGTGGGGACACGGTTTTACCTTTTCCGCCCTTTGGCTTCCCGAAATCCATACGGACTTCATTTTCCCATACATGCTCTACACCTTTGGCTGGGCTTTTGGGGCGCTCCTTCTGACCGCCGTCATGCTGCTGATCTACCGCATGGTTTCTGCGGCCCGGATGATCAAAGACCCCTTCGGACGCCATCTCATCCTCGGGTTTACCGGCCTCATCGGTTTTGCCTTGCTCTGGAATATCCTCTGCGGCAGCGGGCTCACGCCGGGCATCTACATCTCCCTGCCCTTCATCAGCTACGGCGGCTCCCAACTGCTGATCAACCTGGCGGCGACGGGGCTGGTGCTCAGCGTCTTCCGGCGAAAAGACTTGATCCGAGTGGATGAAATGAATCCGAAAAAGAATTGACGACTCTCGAAAGGGCCTATTGAAGAGGCCCCTGAAAACCGAACGACAAAAGCGAAGGACGCCGCAGTGAAAAAGGCACTGCGGCGTTTTCCATGCGTAGGAGGGCGCAAAGAAAGGGGAGGTGATCCTGGCCGGTGGAGAGCGCGAAAGGCGAGAAGCACGCTGATAATCAAAAGCATGACATCGATCACATAAATAACTTACTAAATAACTTATAATTAACACGAAGAAACGAGTATGTTTGATGAGAAGGAGGGGATCCCATGATCCCGATAGGCGCCAATCTACAGAAGATCCGCAATGGGAAGCGGACTTACGCGATAACGCCCCACCTGCCAGGTGGGTTTGTCAAACCAGAGATCCTGCGCAAGTATGCCGATGCGGCCGAAAAGTACGGCGGTGTGTTGAAACTGACCTCGGCCCAGCGGATTATGATCACCGGGTTGAAGGCGGAAGACGTGGAGCACGTCTGGGCAGACTTAGGGATGCAACCGGCCATGGGATTTGCCAACTGCGTGCGCAGCATCAAGCTCTGTCCCGGCATCGCTTTCTGCAAACGGGGGAAACAGGACAGCATCAAGTTGGGCTTGGAGTTGGATCGCCTTTACCATAAAAAAGAGATGCCCTCGCGCATGAAAATCGGGGTGGCAGGCTGTCAAAACTCTTGCGCCGAAGTGCACATCAAAGACATCGGCGTTCTCGGCACAGACAACGGTTGGGATGTCTACGTCGGCGGCAGTTGCGGCGCCCATCCCCGGTTGGCGCAGAAGTTGCGCTCCGATCTGACTTATGAAGAAGTGTTGCGCCTCATCGCTGTCATCGTCCGCTATTACCAGCAGCATGGGGAAATCGAGCGGGTTGGCGAGTTCATCGACCGCATCGGCTGGGAGCGTTTTTCATCGGACGTGCTGGCGCTTTATGAAGCAGAGAGCGGACGGGAAACAGGGTGTGGTCGTGAAGCAGAGCGTGTTGAGGCAATGAAGAGCAGCGAGGCAACAGCGCGTAATAAGGAAGCAACGCCATACGAGGCAGTAAAGTCAGACAAGGCAGTAAACTCAAACAAAGCAGGAGAGAGTACCAAGGTGGCAGAGCCTGCCCATCGAGGGCCTCTCGCGGCAAGCGAACCGATCCAAGCGGACAGCATCGTTAGCGACATCATCCGGGTGTATCCGCAAACGATTCCGGTGCTTCGTTCCTTCGGCATGGGGTGTCTCGGTTGCCCTTCGGCGACGGGAGAGTCGATTGCAAAAGCGGCTGATATTCACGGCATCGATATACAGGCGCTGTTGCGTGCGCTCAATGAGGGTGTCGCGAATCAAACTGGAAGCAGGCCCGAATAAAAAAATGAGGAGGTCCTACAATGAGCGCATTTCTCGGCCCTATTCATTACTGGCTGTACAGCAAAATCCGCCGTGTCGTAGAACGGGAACAAATGGTCTATGAAAAAGCGGCGGAACTATGCAACGACACCGCAGACGAACTGCGTGCGCAGGTATGGCAGATTTACGGCGAGCCGTTGCCTGACATGCCGCTCGACCAACTCATTGATCAAGGAAACATTCACGGCTGGCTGCAGCGTCAGATCAACATTGCCGAGACGCGCGAAGCGGCGTTGATCAAAGAGATCGTCCAAACCTGCGGGGATGCGGGACGGGAAGCCGTTGAGAAGGCATTTCGTGAGCACGGTGCCATCTGCGGCCACGACGCGGCCAAAGGCAATGCCACCGCCGCTGGTGGGGCCAACGAGATCTACAAGCTTTTGAACAACTATCTGCTGAACGGGATGCCCTGCGATCAGGCGGATATGGTTAGAGAGAACGGCAGTGACAAGGTGTGCTGGGAGACGACCATTTGCCTCCAGCAGGGAAACTGGCGGAAAGCCGGCGCAGATGAATCGCTTATGAAGCAGTTGTACCAAATCTGGATCGGCGCTTTTGTCGAAGCGGTGAATCCGGCCTTTACGTACCGGCAGACGGCGGATACTTTGCGGGGAGACCGGATGAATTGTCACGAGATCGCAGGGGCGTAAACTCGTAAAACGCCAATATGGGCCTGACCGAAGACGAACTGGTCTTCTAAGACGCGATGGGAGCACTGGCAAAAACGCAGCGGTTGCTTTAACGGCCCATGACGTTCCACGATCGGATCGGTCAAGGCGGCAGGTATATTGATGTTTGCGAAGCGGACCATCCTGAATATGGGTGGAAAACCTTGCTGACATGGGATTCGGGTCTTGATGATTTTTCTGTCGGAGATGACGGCTGGATTGCTTTTTCAAAATTATCAAATGAATATGGGCCGTATAACCTCTATTTCGGCAACCTGAAAAACCGAGGCATATGGCTGTTCCAAGGCGGCAGGGGAAGCCCGGTGCGGGTGACAAGAAATGCGGACAAGGTGTTAGGATTCTCTCCCGATGGAAAGACAGTGTTGTTCAGCCGCGATGTGCCCATGCCGATAACGTATGCCCGGATTCCCGCGAAGGTAATATTATTGAAACAGCAATGATGCTACGAGTGTTCCTTCTAAATCACAAAGGCGTATGGATCATTCACAAGCGAAAGGGAGAGCCGTTGACAGCTCTCCCTTTTGCTTTTCTCGTTTTCTGTCAGACCTGTTCCTTGAGGATTTCCACCAACTTGGTCAACTCGCTGATGGCGCCGGTGAGCGCTTCCAGTCTCCCCTCCATGCGAACCAAGAGGTAGGCGGCAAGGGCCACAGGAAAACCCACGTTGGCGACGGATTGGAGAACGGTGTCCACGTGCGCACCTCCGTTATGTCAAGGCTTTTCGAGTGTTAAGGGCTGAAGGCTAAACTGAAAAAGGATTGGGTCGGGGTGTGACGATTAGGGGTTCCAGAGGTCGGTCACGTTGGACGACACCAGTCGGACGTCTTTTTTGTTGACCAGGTCGCCGCCGGCGGTGGTGAAGACGTTCGAGGCAATGATCGTGTCCATGGCCGCCGTCACCTGGGCGGGGGTGAGATCCGCTTTGGGGTCTTTGACTCGCAGAACCACTTCCCGGCCGAGTTGGTTGGTAAAGACCAGTTCCAGCGTCTCTTTTGAAGCCACTTAAAATCACCTCCTTTGCTTGCCTTTTATGGCCTGCTTTGAAGCAACCATGGGACAGTTGCGCAGGCGGGGGGCGGGGGATTAGGCTTCGATCAGTTGGTTCGTGTCGATGCGGGCGATCCGGCTGACGGGGACATTCATCAGACTGGACAGCGCTTCAGCGGCGGCGTAGACGCTGTCATCGGTCGCCGACGGTTTCAAGCCTTTGAAGTCTCGGTTTTGGAACAGGGGCTCTCCTTTGGCGCTCGTTCCCGTCTGGGCGATGAGGCGCAGGCTGGCGCTGATGGGGTTTTTGCTGACTGCCATTGTTGACCACCTCCTTTCGAACGTTTGTTCGTGTCTGCCACGGTTACAGCTTACCAGCCGGGTGGGAATTGGACAAACCTGGAGAAACGCCAGGAGAGGAAACGAGTACGAACATATGTTCGGTTTTCGCTGTCTTTCTCTTTCGATTGAAGAATTCCATATTTCGGGATTCGAGTTTCTTCGATTGTTTTGGCTGGAATAAGTTTGCGGATAGGTTCAATTTAGGTCGTTTTAGGGCGTTTGGGCTGTCAATAAGCCTGACGAAAAGCCAAGTTAAGCCTGACTGATAAGCCCCAAGTTAAGCCCGACAATAGCCCTGACGATAAGCCTGGAAGTAAGCTCGAGGAACAAAAAAAGGCCGCTGACATTATCAGCAGCCGGAAAAGGATAAAATTGGAGTTATACAGATTGGTTTAGAATTTAATTTGCTGAACTAGGCAAAACGCACCCAGGTCTCAGCCGGTTTGCGGGTGCGAGGCGTCGCGTCCTTGGCTCGTGTTTCCGGATCGAGCAGATTGTCTGTCCCTGGAAACCCAACGAAGACGACGCAGATTACCCGCGCTTCTTCGCCGATGCCGAAGGCCTCCCGGATGGACGGCTCACTCCACCCGGCTGTGGGGTGGCTGCGCAGGCCCATTTCTGTCGCCTGGAGTAGGAGGTTTTGCACCGCCAAGCCGCAGTCAAAGAGGTAGTAGGGTTTCCCATCGATAGTGGCGTCGTCTTTCGGGTTAGCAAAGACGATAAAGGCCAGGGGGGCGGCGGCGGCCCACTCGTTTCCCTTGGCGAGACAACGGGAGAGCTTGTCCAAACCCTCCTGCGACCGGACAGCAATCAACCGCCAGGGCTGGTAGTTGCGGCAGGATGGCGCCCAGCGAAAGGCTTCGATCAATTCATCGATAAAATCCGGCGGCACGGGGGTGGGGAGGTAGGCGCGTTTGCTTTCCCGTTGAACAACGGCAGGCAGGATGGACATGAACAACCCCTCCTCAAGCGGTTTTTGGATGTTAGTTGATAGGTAATACTTGATTCGCCACGGTCAATGATGGTCCTTCTGCCCCGCTTGATTCTAGCGCTTTTTCCAATCCTTTTTCTGTTCCGGTTCTTCTCATTCAAAAAGTGTATCGGCCCCTTCCTGATATGCTATCATAAAGTGATATGGTCGAAACGGGAATCTTGAAAGGTGAAAGGGGGGAGGCAGGATGCGTCCATCGTCTCCGGCGACGCCGTTGCGCAGGAAGGCCGGTCGGCTGAAACCATCGGGACCTATCGAAGATTGGCAGGCTTTCTTTCAACAGGAATTCGATCGGGCCTTTCGGCGCGGCAACCAAGCCCTCGGGCTAAAGCTCGGTTTCACTTCCGCGGAGGCCTGGGCGCGCTATGACCGGTTCATGGAGGTGTTGCAGGCCCGCAGCGCCCACTGGCCTCCTGCCTCTGTCGCCTGGTTGGGCCTCCATGGGCGCTTATACCTGCTTTCCCGGATGGAAGAGGGCAACCGGCTGGAAGGCCGGACGTATACGACAGACTTTATTCAAGGGATCACGGAAGAACTGGCCGATTCCCTCGCTGAAATCCGCGCAGGCGGATGGGCGGAGCAGGGTGATCCGGTCGTGGATGCCGCTGCGGAGACGCTTCGTTGGCAATACCTGGCTTCCTCCTCCGCCTGGGGCGTCGATTGGCTGTATATCTACCGGCTGCTCTGGATGCGCCTCTTTGACAGCGCCCAGGCTGAGACAGAGGCGGATCGGCTCGAGCATATTCTGGAAAAACCGTCAACGCCCGTTGCGGTCCGGGACCGGGCGATCCTGGCGCGGGCGCATTTCGCCATTGCCGCCGATGACGATGAAGGCGCACGGGTGCGCCTCAACCGTTTGAGTGAAAAGGGCCGATTCACCATCGTGCGGGATCTGCGCTTTTACCTGGAGGGATTCAGCCGGTTTCACCTTTGGGAGCGCCTGCTCGCCTGGCTGCGCTGGCTCGTTCCCTATGCCGGGACGGCCGATACGGCCAGCTATGAGGCGCTATGCCTCTATTGGAACCAGGCGGCCCATACATGCAACGTGCAGGAGGAGTTCTTGGAGGTTCTCCGGCGGTGGCTTCCCCGCAGCCGCCGTCTCTACAGCCACTACCTGGTGGAACGCAAACTCTATCGGGATTGGACCCAGTTATGGGTCCATCATGGGACCGCCTTTGGGGAGATCGATGGCAACGTGTTGCGCGCCGTCGAAGCCCACGAGCCGGCGCTGCTCCTGCCGCTCTTTCACCAGCAGGCGATCCGCTGTATCGAACGGAAAAACCGCGCCGCCTACCGGGAGGCGGCTGAACTGCTAAAACGGCTCAGCCGGATCTACCATCGCCTGAACCGGGGCGACGAGTGGGATCTGTATCTGGGGGAACTGACCCGCCGCTATGGCCGCCTCCGGGCGTTGATGGAAGAGTTGCGGAAAGGAACGCTGATCTCACGATGATCGCGAGCAACATGCAAGTGCATATCCGCTGGATTCCCGGCAGGGGCTTTTTCCTCTGGACCGATCGGCCTTTCGGTTATGGCACCGATCCTTTGGACCGGGCGCAGGAGTGGAAGTTCCGTCTTTTTGCCAACCATGAATCCTCCTTTTACGGTTCATTCATCGATGTGGAAGAACGGGAGGGCCAGGCGGGGCTGCTGTTGCCGCCCGGGACGGCCCTGGATTTTTTGTTGAAGCCACCGGTGAGCGACTTTTTTCACTGGCATTGGTCTCCGGATGTCCGGGAACTGCAACGGTTGGCGCTTTCCGTGGCGATAGCGCTGGCGGAAAAGCGTTGGCAACCCGATTACCGGCTATGGCTGCAGGGGCGAAGAGGCTTGCGGCTCGATTTGGGCGATGGCCGTCCAATCGATGAGGGGATAAACGACTGGACAGGTCTGCTCATCGATGAACAGGTCGCCGGTGATCCCACTGCCCGCAAGCAATGGGAGCAACTCGTCACTGACTGCCCGATGCTGCATCCCGATTATCCGAGAGAGGGGTCTTTTCTCGACGAGGCCGACTGGCTGGAGGCCATCGGCTGGACCGTCGATAGGGCGCCCTTCTCCGTCGGCCTGCGGTTATCAGAGCCGGAGGAAGATCAGGCCTGGCGGCTCCAGGTCGTCTTGTTTGATCGTGAAGATCCATCGCGGGTCATCGAGGCGACTTCTTCGGGGATGGAAGGGGACGTAGAAGACGTAGAAAAAAACCTGCCCGACTCGTGGAAGCCCTATGCCGGGCGGATCGAGCGCGCTGTCCGCAAGTGGCAGGCGCTGGCGCCCCGTCTGTTCGGGGAGGACGGACGAGAGGATGCGCCGGATCCGACGGATCCGCCGAGGCTCAAAGAGGAATTGACCGAGCGGGAGGCTTGGTCCTTTCTCGCCGAGGACAGCCTCCGCCTGGCTGAGGCGGGCGAAAAAATCCTCCTGCCCCGCTGGTGGGACGACTTAAAGCAAAA from Heliomicrobium undosum harbors:
- a CDS encoding nitroreductase family protein; protein product: MSILPAVVQRESKRAYLPTPVPPDFIDELIEAFRWAPSCRNYQPWRLIAVRSQEGLDKLSRCLAKGNEWAAAAPLAFIVFANPKDDATIDGKPYYLFDCGLAVQNLLLQATEMGLRSHPTAGWSEPSIREAFGIGEEARVICVVFVGFPGTDNLLDPETRAKDATPRTRKPAETWVRFA
- a CDS encoding DUF2922 domain-containing protein → MASKETLELVFTNQLGREVVLRVKDPKADLTPAQVTAAMDTIIASNVFTTAGGDLVNKKDVRLVSSNVTDLWNP
- a CDS encoding DUF1858 domain-containing protein, translating into MIPIGANLQKIRNGKRTYAITPHLPGGFVKPEILRKYADAAEKYGGVLKLTSAQRIMITGLKAEDVEHVWADLGMQPAMGFANCVRSIKLCPGIAFCKRGKQDSIKLGLELDRLYHKKEMPSRMKIGVAGCQNSCAEVHIKDIGVLGTDNGWDVYVGGSCGAHPRLAQKLRSDLTYEEVLRLIAVIVRYYQQHGEIERVGEFIDRIGWERFSSDVLALYEAESGRETGCGREAERVEAMKSSEATARNKEATPYEAVKSDKAVNSNKAGESTKVAEPAHRGPLAASEPIQADSIVSDIIRVYPQTIPVLRSFGMGCLGCPSATGESIAKAADIHGIDIQALLRALNEGVANQTGSRPE
- a CDS encoding PD40 domain-containing protein — its product is MLTWDSGLDDFSVGDDGWIAFSKLSNEYGPYNLYFGNLKNRGIWLFQGGRGSPVRVTRNADKVLGFSPDGKTVLFSRDVPMPITYARIPAKVILLKQQ
- a CDS encoding FtsW/RodA/SpoVE family cell cycle protein gives rise to the protein MMLEKHAGVAAYLDAVCAHIRCREVHEQIRMEFLSHIEAVVEEEVAGGQSEQAAIEKALRQMGDAAVVGRQLHKAHRPRTEWGLVALVSLILGIGLLTLHSIQAQGLLENFTAVLPFQRTLVWLFIGLAAAVGLYFYDYRKLRKRSAFLYGAVVMVLTTLHFTGTGYYGKMYLILGPFQIDFSGISPYLLTVALAGLFCQWKWDAVGFGKALGLLTLPLALYFFNRDEGSFLLYLVAFLVLMALSGARRSQWVSFIAGIGAFAGFVIFSDPRYPQVFFSFLNPAADPQGAGWLHVRLQETIATAGWWGHGFTFSALWLPEIHTDFIFPYMLYTFGWAFGALLLTAVMLLIYRMVSAARMIKDPFGRHLILGFTGLIGFALLWNILCGSGLTPGIYISLPFISYGGSQLLINLAATGLVLSVFRRKDLIRVDEMNPKKN
- a CDS encoding DUF1659 domain-containing protein, encoding MAVSKNPISASLRLIAQTGTSAKGEPLFQNRDFKGLKPSATDDSVYAAAEALSSLMNVPVSRIARIDTNQLIEA
- a CDS encoding YvrJ family protein, with protein sequence MDTVLQSVANVGFPVALAAYLLVRMEGRLEALTGAISELTKLVEILKEQV
- a CDS encoding PadR family transcriptional regulator; protein product: MNVNKELLKGSTVTMILSLVDRQPMYGYEMIKELEKLSDGVFAFKEGTLYPILHALESEGLVESFWMGEEGARRRKYYRITGAGKTRLKEKRAEWILFSSSVNRIIGEGIL